The sequence CAAGCTGTCAGGATCACTGCTTGTTTTCTGGCTGGTACGCCGCCGCGAACAGCGCGAATGCGGGCTGGAGCACATTCAGGCATAGAGATTGACCCCGCAGGAGCATGCCCGAACATCTGCCGCACAACACCGTTTAAACCCGTGATCGCTGGATCACGGGTTTTTTGTTATTTGGGGGCTTACCGTATAGACTCTGCCTCAAGCGACATTCCGCACGAGGGGGATCAATGGACAACAGACCTGAAGCCAGACAGACCGATGCCGAACTCCTGCTGCAACGTCTCGACAACGCGGGCCTCATGGAATACGTCCGGCTGTCGCAAAAAACCGGCAAAATACTCTGGCTCAACTTTCTGTCAGGCATTGCCAGAGGGCTGGGTTTCAGCATTGGCGCATCGTTGGTGCTGGCCGTTCTCTACAAGATACTGGCCCGCATCATCAGCATGAACATCCCCTACCTCACAGAACTGCTGCAACAGATCATGAATATGGCCAAGGGCGGCTGACAGGAACGCACATTCGTTTGCCGCAAAAAAGGGAGGGAACCAAACGCTCCCTCCCTTTATATGGGTAGTATTTGTTGCGCTTACGAGCCAGCGGCGGCGCGGGCGGCTTCATCGGGATACAGGGCCGTGATTTTCGCCAGAAAATCCATATAGCGCCCTTCCACGATGGCCTGCCGCGCGTTGCGCGCCAGATCGAGAAAATAGGTGAGGTTGTGCAGGGAATTGAGCCGGAATGACAGCAATTCCTGACTGGCATACAGATGCCGCAGATAGGCGCGCGAAAAATTGCGGCAGGCGTAGCAACGGCAGTTGGGGTCAAGGGGGCCGTCGTCTTCGGCAAATTCGCGCCGCTTGATGTTGATCTTGCCAAGCGACGTGTAGAGCGTGCCGTTACGCGCATTGCGGGTGGGCAGCACGCAGTCGAACATGTCCACCCCGGCATGGATGCCCGTGGCAATGTCCAGCGGCGTCCCCACGCCCATAAGGTAGCGCGGCTTTTCACCCGGCAGCAGGGGCGCTGTGTGGTAGAGCAGATCATACATCTTGTCTTTCGGCTCGCCCACCGAAAGCCCGCCAATGGCAAAGCCGTCAAAATCCATGCTGCACAATTCGTTTACCGAGCGTTCGCGCAGGTCTTTGTAAAAACCACCCTGCGTGATGCCAAACATCAGATTGTGCGCCGAACCGGGCGGATAGGCGTCCATGGCGCGCTTGGCCCAGCGCGTGGTCAGGGCCAGGGATTTTTCCGTATAGGCGTAATCCGCGCCAAAGGGCACGCATTCGTCAAGCACCATCATGATGTCTGAATTCAGATTGCGCTGAATTTGCAGCACTTTTTCAGGCGTGAACAGATGCTTTGAGCCATCAAGGTGCGAGCGGAACTCCACGCCTTCCTCGCGGATCTTGCGCAGCGAGCTCAGGCTGAATACCTGAAAACCGCCGCTGTCCGTCAGGATGGAGCCAGGCCAGGAGGCGAACTTGTGCAGCCCCCCGCGCCTGTGCACAAGCTCATCGCCGGGGCGCAGATAAAGGTGATAGGTATTGCCCAGAATGATGGGCGCGCCAATGGCGGCCAGATCATCCGGGGCAAGAGCCTTGACGGATCCCACGGTTCCCACGGGCATAAAAATAGGCGTGGGGATAGTGCCGTGAGCCGTGCGCAGCACCCCGGCGCGGGCCGCGCCGTCGGTGTGTTCGATGGTAAATACGGATTGGGACATGCCGCGCAGAGTAGCCGCAAGCGCCGCACTGCGCAAGAGGGGAGCACGCCGCACCGTGAGCAGATATTCGCGGATTCCGGCTCAAAAAATTAAGGTTTGCGGCAAAAGTGACGCGGATGCAGCACGGCTAATTGTTGTGCCTCGGGGGCAATATTGTTAAGG is a genomic window of uncultured Desulfovibrio sp. containing:
- a CDS encoding DUF5665 domain-containing protein, with protein sequence MDNRPEARQTDAELLLQRLDNAGLMEYVRLSQKTGKILWLNFLSGIARGLGFSIGASLVLAVLYKILARIISMNIPYLTELLQQIMNMAKGG
- the tgt gene encoding tRNA guanosine(34) transglycosylase Tgt, with protein sequence MSQSVFTIEHTDGAARAGVLRTAHGTIPTPIFMPVGTVGSVKALAPDDLAAIGAPIILGNTYHLYLRPGDELVHRRGGLHKFASWPGSILTDSGGFQVFSLSSLRKIREEGVEFRSHLDGSKHLFTPEKVLQIQRNLNSDIMMVLDECVPFGADYAYTEKSLALTTRWAKRAMDAYPPGSAHNLMFGITQGGFYKDLRERSVNELCSMDFDGFAIGGLSVGEPKDKMYDLLYHTAPLLPGEKPRYLMGVGTPLDIATGIHAGVDMFDCVLPTRNARNGTLYTSLGKINIKRREFAEDDGPLDPNCRCYACRNFSRAYLRHLYASQELLSFRLNSLHNLTYFLDLARNARQAIVEGRYMDFLAKITALYPDEAARAAAGS